The following proteins come from a genomic window of Myxococcota bacterium:
- the fabD gene encoding ACP S-malonyltransferase, giving the protein MLALVFPGQGSQEVGMGRDAYDASPAARAVFDAANAALGFDLARLCFEGPEDDLRRTEIQQPAILTVSIALLRALEERAAVAPAFVAGHSLGEYSALVAAGAIDFEDAVALVHARGRFMQEAVPEGRGAMAAVMGIGPEETAEACVRAARETGLVVAPANYNSPQQTVIAGDAAAVEIACSRAKEAGAKRTIPLPVSAPFHCALMAPAASKLAFELERVRFRDARPPVVTNVEAEPNREGDRIAGLLREQVTAPVRFTEMVERLRALGVERYLEVGPGSVLSGLIARIDRRARRAGISSLADLDAAVAFVAEAGA; this is encoded by the coding sequence GTGCTCGCGCTCGTCTTCCCCGGGCAGGGGTCGCAGGAGGTCGGCATGGGCCGCGACGCGTACGACGCGTCGCCGGCCGCGCGTGCCGTGTTCGACGCCGCGAACGCGGCGCTCGGCTTCGACCTCGCGCGCCTGTGCTTCGAGGGGCCCGAGGACGACCTGCGCCGCACGGAGATCCAGCAGCCCGCGATCCTCACGGTGAGCATCGCGCTGCTGCGCGCGCTCGAGGAGCGCGCGGCGGTCGCGCCCGCCTTCGTCGCGGGCCACAGCCTCGGCGAGTACTCGGCGCTCGTCGCCGCCGGCGCGATCGACTTCGAGGACGCGGTCGCGCTCGTGCACGCGCGCGGGCGCTTCATGCAGGAGGCGGTGCCCGAGGGCCGCGGCGCGATGGCCGCGGTGATGGGCATCGGGCCCGAGGAGACGGCGGAGGCGTGCGTGCGCGCCGCCCGCGAGACGGGCCTCGTCGTCGCCCCCGCCAACTACAACTCTCCGCAGCAGACCGTGATCGCGGGCGACGCGGCCGCGGTCGAGATCGCGTGCTCGCGCGCGAAGGAGGCGGGGGCGAAGCGCACGATCCCGCTCCCCGTGTCCGCGCCCTTCCACTGCGCGCTGATGGCGCCCGCGGCGAGCAAGCTCGCCTTCGAGCTCGAGCGCGTGCGCTTCCGCGACGCGCGTCCGCCCGTCGTGACCAACGTCGAGGCGGAGCCGAACCGCGAGGGCGACCGCATCGCGGGCCTGCTGCGCGAGCAGGTGACGGCGCCCGTGCGCTTCACCGAGATGGTCGAACGCCTGCGCGCGCTCGGCGTCGAGCGCTACCTCGAGGTCGGGCCGGGCAGCGTGCTGTCCGGGCTGATCGCGCGCATCGACCGGCGCGCGCGCCGCGCCGGCATCTCGTCGCTCGCGGATCTCGACGCGGCGGTGGCCTTCGTCGCGGAAGCCGGAGCCTGA
- the fabF gene encoding beta-ketoacyl-ACP synthase II, protein MRADAERVVVTGLGCVSPLGLDAPSTWEAAVDGRGGVAAITRFDASELPVRFAAEVKGEPDAGDLEPKELRRFDRVVRYALAAAREALADAVLEPSDANRDRIGVAIGSGIGGLETLTTNQQVLMERGARRVSPFTIPMSIANMPSGYVSIAHGLRGPNVAHVSACASGAHALGEAAAWIRSGAADVVLAGGAEAPLAPLGVAGFAAMRALSTRNDDPARASRPFDRARDGFVIGEGAGVLVLESLAHARARGARVRAELLGYGAAADGLHMAAPDETGESAARCIALALADAGLDAAAVDYVNAHATSTPVGDVAEVAALRTIFGAALEATPVSATKSMTGHLLGAAGAVEAVFCVRAIETGLLPPTINLDDPDPDCALDHVAGKARRAEVRVALSNSFGFGGTNAALVIGRAD, encoded by the coding sequence GTGCGCGCCGACGCGGAGCGCGTGGTCGTCACGGGCCTGGGCTGCGTCTCGCCGCTCGGCCTCGACGCGCCGTCGACGTGGGAGGCCGCGGTCGACGGGCGCGGCGGCGTCGCCGCGATCACGCGCTTCGACGCTTCCGAGCTTCCCGTGCGGTTCGCGGCCGAGGTGAAGGGCGAGCCCGACGCGGGCGACCTCGAGCCCAAGGAGCTGCGCCGCTTCGATCGGGTCGTGCGCTATGCGCTCGCGGCCGCGCGCGAGGCGCTCGCCGACGCCGTCCTCGAGCCGAGCGACGCGAACCGCGACCGCATCGGCGTCGCGATCGGGTCGGGCATCGGCGGGCTCGAGACGCTCACGACGAACCAGCAGGTCCTCATGGAGCGCGGCGCGCGCCGCGTGTCGCCGTTCACGATCCCGATGTCGATCGCGAACATGCCGAGCGGCTACGTGTCGATCGCGCACGGCCTCCGCGGACCCAACGTCGCGCACGTGAGTGCGTGCGCGTCGGGCGCGCACGCGCTCGGCGAGGCCGCGGCGTGGATCCGGAGCGGCGCGGCCGACGTCGTGCTCGCCGGCGGCGCCGAGGCGCCGCTCGCGCCGCTCGGCGTCGCGGGCTTCGCGGCGATGCGCGCGCTGTCGACGCGCAACGACGACCCCGCGCGCGCGAGCCGTCCGTTCGACCGCGCGCGCGACGGCTTCGTGATCGGCGAGGGCGCCGGCGTGCTCGTGCTGGAATCGCTCGCCCACGCGCGGGCGCGCGGCGCGCGCGTGCGGGCCGAGCTGCTCGGCTACGGCGCCGCCGCCGACGGGCTCCACATGGCCGCTCCCGACGAGACGGGCGAGAGCGCGGCGCGCTGCATCGCGCTCGCCCTCGCGGACGCGGGCCTCGACGCCGCCGCGGTCGACTACGTCAACGCGCACGCGACGAGCACGCCCGTCGGCGACGTGGCGGAGGTCGCCGCGCTGCGGACCATCTTCGGCGCCGCGCTCGAGGCCACGCCCGTCTCGGCGACGAAGTCGATGACCGGGCACCTGCTCGGTGCGGCGGGCGCGGTCGAGGCCGTCTTCTGCGTGCGCGCGATCGAGACGGGCCTCCTGCCGCCGACGATCAACCTCGACGACCCCGACCCGGACTGCGCCCTCGACCACGTCGCCGGCAAGGCCCGGCGCGCCGAGGTGCGCGTCGCGCTCTCGAACTCGTTCGGGTTCGGCGGCACGAACGCGGCGCTCGTGATCGGACGCGCCGACTAG
- the nusB gene encoding transcription antitermination factor NusB — protein sequence MTSAAGSARHRSREVAVQVLFALDVHVAKGPAPPAAQEVFDDVAAHFEMPEAARAFAKELVTGVAQHRDALDALVREAARNWRLERMAVVDRNVLRLAAFELAFSDTPVEVVIDEAVQLAKRYGDDPSPGFVNGVLDGVARATRGAGR from the coding sequence GTGACGAGTGCCGCCGGGAGTGCGCGCCACCGCTCGCGCGAGGTCGCCGTGCAGGTGCTCTTCGCGCTCGACGTGCACGTCGCGAAGGGGCCGGCGCCGCCGGCCGCGCAGGAGGTGTTCGACGACGTGGCCGCGCACTTCGAGATGCCCGAGGCGGCGCGCGCATTCGCGAAGGAGCTGGTCACGGGCGTCGCGCAGCACCGCGATGCGCTCGACGCGCTCGTGCGCGAGGCGGCGCGCAACTGGCGCCTCGAGCGGATGGCGGTCGTCGACCGCAACGTGCTGCGGCTCGCGGCGTTCGAGCTCGCGTTCAGCGACACGCCCGTCGAGGTCGTGATCGACGAGGCCGTACAGCTCGCGAAGCGCTACGGCGACGATCCGTCGCCGGGCTTCGTGAACGGCGTGCTCGACGGCGTCGCGCGCGCGACGCGGGGGGCGGGGCGGTGA
- the ribD gene encoding bifunctional diaminohydroxyphosphoribosylaminopyrimidine deaminase/5-amino-6-(5-phosphoribosylamino)uracil reductase RibD: MQPEAAMRLALREAARGRGTTFPNPCVGAVVVLGDRVLGRGHSRPAGGAHAEVVAIERAVRAAGAAAVRRATLVVTLEPCAHFGRTPPCTEAIAAAGLRRVVVGARDPHPKAGGGARALRRAGVRVEPGVLEDACRAHHRGFLSVCERGRPWLALKLASTLDGRIATASGESRWITSPRARAFVHALRARTDAVLVGTGTALADDPALTARRGARVARAPVRVLVDRRLRVPVAARLYTEPRGEAWVVCARGARGRRARADAGARVLEVAARAGALDLRAALERLAREGLTEVLCEGGGGLAAGLLRAGLVDEIHWLVAPKLLGGDARPALAALGLGRLRDAVALEDVAVRRLGDDVHVHGTTAQGRDALRATRRRRGG, translated from the coding sequence GTGCAGCCCGAAGCCGCGATGCGGCTCGCGCTGCGCGAGGCCGCGCGCGGGCGCGGCACGACCTTCCCGAACCCGTGCGTCGGCGCGGTCGTCGTGCTGGGCGATCGCGTGCTCGGCCGCGGGCACTCGCGCCCGGCGGGCGGCGCGCACGCCGAGGTGGTCGCGATCGAGCGCGCGGTGCGCGCGGCCGGCGCGGCCGCGGTGCGCCGCGCCACGCTCGTCGTCACGCTCGAGCCGTGCGCGCACTTCGGGCGCACGCCGCCGTGCACGGAGGCGATCGCGGCGGCGGGCCTCCGCCGGGTGGTCGTCGGCGCGCGCGACCCGCACCCGAAGGCGGGCGGCGGCGCGCGTGCGCTGCGGCGCGCCGGGGTCCGCGTCGAGCCGGGAGTGCTCGAGGACGCCTGTCGCGCGCACCACCGCGGCTTCCTGTCGGTGTGCGAGCGCGGGCGCCCGTGGCTCGCGCTGAAGCTCGCGAGCACGCTCGACGGCCGCATCGCGACGGCGTCCGGCGAGTCGCGCTGGATCACGTCGCCGCGCGCGCGCGCCTTCGTGCACGCGCTGCGCGCGCGCACCGACGCGGTGCTGGTCGGAACGGGCACGGCGCTCGCGGACGACCCGGCCCTCACCGCGCGCCGCGGCGCGCGCGTCGCCCGCGCGCCGGTGCGCGTGCTGGTGGACCGGCGCCTGCGCGTCCCGGTCGCCGCGCGGCTCTACACCGAGCCCCGCGGCGAGGCCTGGGTCGTGTGCGCGCGCGGCGCGCGCGGGCGCCGCGCGCGCGCGGACGCGGGCGCGCGCGTGCTCGAGGTGGCCGCGCGCGCCGGCGCGCTCGACCTGCGCGCCGCGCTCGAGCGGCTCGCGCGCGAGGGCCTGACCGAGGTGCTCTGCGAGGGAGGCGGCGGGCTCGCGGCCGGCCTCCTCCGCGCGGGGCTCGTCGACGAGATACATTGGCTCGTCGCGCCGAAGCTCCTCGGGGGCGACGCGCGGCCGGCGCTCGCGGCGCTCGGCCTCGGGCGGCTGCGCGACGCGGTCGCGCTCGAGGACGTCGCGGTGCGGCGGCTCGGCGACGACGTGCACGTCCACGGAACGACGGCGCAGGGGCGCGACGCGCTGCGCGCGACGCGGAGGCGACGGGGCGGGTGA
- a CDS encoding acyl carrier protein translates to MDVDDRMAALIVEQLGVSKDAISPKASFVDDLGADSLDIVELVMAMEEEFDVEIPDEDVERMQTIGDALDYLKERIEA, encoded by the coding sequence ATGGATGTCGACGATCGGATGGCGGCGTTGATCGTGGAGCAGCTCGGCGTGTCCAAGGACGCGATCTCGCCGAAGGCGTCGTTCGTCGACGATCTCGGCGCCGACTCCCTCGACATCGTCGAGCTCGTGATGGCGATGGAAGAGGAGTTCGACGTCGAGATCCCCGACGAGGACGTCGAGCGCATGCAGACGATCGGCGACGCCCTCGACTACCTCAAGGAACGCATCGAGGCCTGA
- the glyA gene encoding serine hydroxymethyltransferase yields the protein MANPPKPATEPLAVADPQIAALVRQEARRQALSIELIASENFVSHAVLEAAGSVLTNKYAEGYPGRRYYGGCEFVDEVETLAIERAKQLFGVDHANVQPHSGSQANAAVYQALLDPGDTILAMNLDHGGHLTHGSPVNFSGKLYRIVPYGVRQDTGRIDYDALRELAREHRPKLIQCGATAYSRTIDFDAFRSIADEVGALLFADIAHIAGLVATGVHPSPAGRAHVFTTTTHKTLRGPRGGLILCDADFARKVDSAVFPGGQGGPLMHVIAAKAVAFKEALSPDFKTYCEQIVANAKALAAGVMEREFEVVSGGTDNHLFLLSLVNRDTTGKAAQLALERAGITANKNMVPFDPRKPMVTSGVRIGTPAVTTRGMREVEMAEIARLIARVLANPGDVDELDAVRGDVEALCRRFPMYPGRWDD from the coding sequence ATGGCGAACCCCCCGAAGCCCGCCACCGAGCCGCTCGCGGTCGCCGACCCGCAGATCGCCGCGCTCGTCCGCCAGGAGGCGCGCCGGCAGGCGCTCTCGATCGAGCTGATCGCGTCGGAGAACTTCGTGTCGCACGCCGTGCTCGAGGCGGCGGGCAGCGTGCTGACGAACAAGTACGCGGAGGGCTATCCCGGGCGCCGCTACTACGGCGGCTGCGAGTTCGTCGACGAGGTCGAGACGCTCGCGATCGAGCGCGCGAAGCAGCTCTTCGGCGTCGACCACGCGAACGTGCAGCCGCACTCGGGCTCGCAGGCGAACGCGGCCGTCTACCAGGCGCTGCTCGACCCGGGCGACACCATCCTCGCGATGAACCTCGACCACGGTGGGCACCTCACGCACGGGAGCCCGGTCAACTTCTCGGGCAAGCTCTATCGCATCGTTCCCTACGGTGTGCGCCAGGACACCGGGCGCATCGACTACGACGCGCTGCGCGAGCTGGCGCGCGAGCACCGCCCGAAGCTCATCCAGTGCGGCGCCACCGCGTACTCGCGCACGATCGACTTCGACGCGTTCCGCTCGATCGCCGACGAGGTCGGCGCGCTGCTCTTCGCCGACATCGCGCACATCGCGGGGCTCGTCGCGACGGGCGTGCACCCGAGCCCGGCGGGCAGGGCGCACGTCTTCACGACGACGACCCACAAGACGCTGCGCGGCCCGCGCGGCGGTCTCATCCTGTGCGACGCCGACTTCGCCCGGAAGGTCGACAGCGCCGTCTTCCCGGGCGGGCAGGGCGGCCCGCTCATGCACGTCATCGCGGCGAAGGCCGTCGCGTTCAAGGAGGCGCTCTCGCCCGACTTCAAGACCTACTGCGAGCAGATCGTCGCCAACGCGAAGGCGCTCGCGGCGGGCGTGATGGAGCGCGAGTTCGAGGTCGTCTCGGGCGGCACCGACAACCACCTCTTCCTGCTGTCGCTCGTGAACCGCGACACCACGGGCAAGGCCGCGCAGCTCGCGCTCGAGCGCGCGGGCATCACGGCGAACAAGAACATGGTGCCGTTCGATCCGCGCAAGCCGATGGTCACGTCGGGCGTGCGCATCGGGACGCCGGCCGTCACCACGCGCGGCATGCGCGAGGTCGAGATGGCGGAGATCGCGCGGCTGATCGCGCGCGTGCTCGCGAACCCGGGCGACGTCGACGAGCTCGACGCCGTGCGCGGCGACGTCGAGGCGCTCTGCCGCCGCTTCCCCATGTATCCCGGCCGCTGGGACGACTAG
- a CDS encoding DUF177 domain-containing protein — translation MKLNLDRLDATPSHHAFEATAAWWAERVAEADEGPYEVVAPFRFELDAHKMGEDVYLAGAMSGALELECGRCVARYRQALRESFRLVLEPARGRVPLDPEGDLALRRDGMCLGDEVESGWYRGSEIQLDAWFAEIIALAMPVQPLCDEACKGLCPVCGADRNAGDCGCVVREDRPRSPFAMLGALKGASDPNRGE, via the coding sequence GTGAAGCTCAACCTCGACCGGCTCGACGCGACGCCGTCGCATCACGCATTCGAGGCCACGGCGGCCTGGTGGGCCGAGCGCGTCGCCGAGGCCGACGAGGGCCCGTACGAGGTCGTCGCCCCGTTCCGGTTCGAGCTCGACGCGCACAAGATGGGCGAGGACGTGTACCTCGCCGGCGCGATGTCCGGGGCGCTCGAGCTCGAATGCGGGCGCTGCGTCGCGCGCTATCGTCAGGCGCTTCGCGAATCGTTCCGGCTCGTCCTCGAGCCCGCCCGCGGTCGGGTGCCGCTCGACCCGGAGGGCGACCTCGCCCTCCGGCGCGACGGGATGTGCCTGGGCGACGAGGTCGAGTCGGGCTGGTACCGCGGGAGCGAGATCCAGCTCGACGCGTGGTTCGCGGAGATCATCGCGCTCGCGATGCCGGTGCAACCCCTGTGCGACGAAGCGTGCAAGGGGCTCTGCCCGGTGTGCGGCGCGGACCGCAACGCCGGCGACTGCGGCTGCGTCGTTCGCGAGGATCGACCGCGGTCGCCGTTCGCGATGTTAGGCGCCTTGAAGGGCGCGTCCGATCCCAACCGAGGAGAATGA
- the ribH gene encoding 6,7-dimethyl-8-ribityllumazine synthase — protein sequence MRHYAASGDATGLRFGVVVARFNHLVCVRLLEGCVRELERRGAEADAIDVAWVPGAYEIPHAARSLAASGRYDAIVTLGAVVRGGTPHFDFVCHGVTDGVREVVRDTDVPVAFGVLTTNDVDQAFERTGGRDGDKGAEVAAAAVEMARLRAQLGRRPGDAA from the coding sequence ATGCGGCACTACGCGGCGAGCGGCGATGCGACCGGGCTGCGCTTCGGCGTGGTCGTCGCGCGCTTCAACCACCTCGTGTGCGTGCGGCTCCTCGAGGGCTGCGTGCGCGAGCTCGAGCGGCGCGGCGCCGAAGCGGACGCGATCGACGTCGCGTGGGTGCCGGGGGCCTACGAGATCCCGCACGCCGCGCGCTCGCTCGCCGCGAGCGGCCGCTACGACGCGATCGTCACGCTCGGCGCGGTCGTCCGCGGCGGCACTCCGCACTTCGACTTCGTCTGCCACGGCGTGACCGACGGCGTGCGCGAGGTCGTGCGCGACACCGACGTTCCCGTCGCGTTCGGCGTGCTGACCACGAACGACGTCGACCAGGCCTTCGAACGCACGGGCGGGCGCGACGGCGACAAGGGCGCCGAGGTCGCCGCTGCCGCGGTCGAGATGGCGCGACTGCGCGCGCAGCTCGGGCGCCGTCCGGGAGACGCCGCGTGA
- a CDS encoding DUF4388 domain-containing protein — protein MSLIGSLEDLSLGDILQIISLSQKSGVLALRSGGGEGRIRFRAGLVCAAATKARPDDLRGLLVDGGFVPAAEFEAAESASEGPAALGDLLVAAGVIARERLDALEREAVEAAVVEMFQWRTGDFSFDVRETAEPEDPKLVLAVGINAQYLAMEAARFGDESDRGAEPEEALPELSAHAMFGVVEDDDASDEGAAASTDAGEADVAPDAVGIVASAAVDRALAAEEAELDATTGEDEAEPEATADGGAQRDAAAEAHVAHAAPERELDAASAAGAATAVPFDAARPVVVIDAELPALEWAKAALGDAFERVHIFQRSDLGLTRIRQYLARATPPIVLLSPHTSVDQLSGIRNAADFVRRLKQQAPQIRIAWLVEDGTEAVASPQPADAVATRPAGHQLRAGAARPAASGLAGAFADLVRDLARGVEPGRAAGRAGADVAEADLEDLRRATQHLRDASSRGEVLPLVLDFAAQRFRRVAMWMVRDGVAIGMAQRGLAQCGGPDDTALRDVTLEAAASAWLARVLETRRPVAGPPRNEGDRALALALGDRLPEHAYLAPIESSGRVVAVVYADDLPGGAPPADTSALEVVLHHAGLALDRAALERALAEADPSR, from the coding sequence ATGAGCCTGATCGGCAGTCTCGAGGACCTGAGTCTCGGGGACATCCTGCAGATCATCAGCCTGTCGCAGAAGTCGGGAGTGCTCGCGCTGCGGTCGGGCGGCGGCGAGGGCCGCATCCGGTTCCGGGCCGGGCTCGTGTGCGCGGCGGCGACGAAGGCGCGGCCCGACGACCTGCGCGGGCTGCTCGTCGACGGCGGCTTCGTGCCCGCCGCGGAGTTCGAGGCGGCCGAGTCCGCGAGCGAGGGCCCCGCGGCCCTCGGCGACCTGCTCGTGGCGGCCGGCGTGATCGCGCGCGAGCGGCTCGACGCGCTCGAGCGCGAGGCCGTCGAGGCCGCCGTCGTCGAGATGTTCCAGTGGCGCACGGGCGACTTCAGCTTCGACGTGCGCGAGACGGCCGAGCCCGAAGACCCGAAGCTCGTGCTCGCCGTCGGCATCAACGCGCAGTACCTGGCGATGGAGGCGGCGCGCTTCGGCGACGAGAGCGATCGCGGCGCCGAGCCGGAAGAGGCGCTTCCCGAGCTCTCGGCGCACGCGATGTTCGGCGTCGTCGAGGACGACGACGCGAGCGACGAGGGAGCGGCCGCGTCGACGGACGCGGGCGAGGCCGACGTCGCTCCGGACGCGGTCGGCATCGTCGCATCGGCCGCCGTCGACCGCGCGCTCGCCGCGGAGGAAGCGGAGCTCGACGCGACGACCGGGGAGGACGAAGCCGAGCCGGAGGCGACGGCCGACGGTGGCGCGCAGCGCGATGCGGCCGCCGAGGCCCACGTCGCGCACGCGGCGCCCGAGCGCGAGCTCGATGCGGCATCCGCCGCGGGGGCCGCGACGGCAGTGCCGTTCGACGCGGCGCGCCCCGTCGTCGTGATCGACGCGGAGCTCCCGGCGCTCGAGTGGGCGAAGGCGGCGCTCGGCGATGCGTTCGAGCGCGTCCACATCTTCCAGCGCTCGGATCTCGGGCTCACGCGCATCCGCCAGTACCTCGCGCGCGCGACGCCGCCGATCGTGCTGCTCTCGCCGCACACGTCCGTCGACCAGCTGAGCGGCATCCGCAACGCCGCGGACTTCGTGCGCCGCCTCAAGCAGCAGGCGCCGCAGATCCGCATCGCCTGGCTCGTCGAGGACGGGACGGAGGCGGTCGCGAGCCCGCAGCCCGCGGATGCCGTCGCGACGCGGCCCGCCGGCCACCAGCTGCGCGCCGGTGCGGCGCGGCCCGCCGCTTCGGGTCTGGCCGGGGCGTTCGCCGACCTGGTCCGCGACCTCGCCCGCGGCGTCGAGCCCGGCCGCGCCGCCGGGCGCGCGGGCGCCGACGTCGCGGAGGCCGACCTCGAGGATCTGCGCCGCGCGACGCAGCACCTGCGCGATGCGTCGTCGCGCGGCGAGGTGCTGCCGCTCGTGCTCGACTTCGCCGCCCAGCGCTTCCGGCGCGTGGCGATGTGGATGGTGCGCGACGGTGTCGCGATCGGGATGGCGCAGCGCGGCCTCGCGCAGTGCGGCGGCCCCGACGACACCGCGCTGCGCGACGTGACGCTCGAGGCAGCGGCGAGCGCCTGGCTCGCGCGCGTGCTCGAGACCCGGCGCCCGGTGGCGGGCCCGCCGCGCAACGAGGGCGACCGGGCCCTCGCCCTGGCGCTCGGCGATCGGCTCCCCGAGCACGCGTACCTGGCTCCGATCGAGTCGAGCGGGCGCGTGGTCGCGGTCGTCTACGCGGACGACCTGCCGGGCGGCGCTCCGCCCGCCGACACGAGCGCGCTCGAGGTCGTCCTCCACCACGCGGGGCTCGCGCTCGACCGCGCCGCGCTCGAGCGCGCGCTCGCCGAGGCCGACCCCTCGCGCTGA
- a CDS encoding M17 family peptidase N-terminal domain-containing protein, whose amino-acid sequence MSGSLRIGLDTRPLERVEADVAIAGVFADERPLRGAAGRADWRLCGLLTRLVLDDRLDASPGAATLVGTSGRLAAPALLVVGLGARARFGAQALEDATRSAVARAVALSSARAALAPFGIDGDELVRHARALVEGALAGLGTATLAVRLCVPEAEESRVRRELVRVVRSAAIEIEPPAPTADGARAGATSPPSAAPR is encoded by the coding sequence GTGAGCGGCTCGCTCCGGATCGGGCTCGACACGCGGCCGCTCGAGCGCGTGGAGGCGGACGTCGCGATCGCGGGCGTCTTCGCGGACGAGCGCCCGCTGCGCGGCGCGGCGGGCCGCGCGGACTGGCGGCTGTGCGGACTGCTCACGCGGCTCGTTCTCGACGACCGGCTCGATGCCTCGCCCGGCGCCGCGACGCTCGTCGGAACGTCGGGCCGGCTCGCTGCTCCGGCACTGCTCGTCGTCGGGCTCGGCGCGCGCGCGCGCTTCGGCGCGCAGGCGCTCGAGGACGCGACGCGCTCGGCGGTCGCGCGCGCGGTGGCGCTGTCGAGCGCTCGCGCCGCGCTCGCGCCGTTCGGCATCGACGGCGACGAGCTCGTGCGCCACGCGCGCGCGCTCGTCGAGGGCGCGCTCGCGGGGCTCGGCACGGCGACGCTCGCCGTGCGGCTGTGCGTTCCCGAGGCGGAGGAGTCGCGCGTGCGCCGCGAGCTCGTGCGCGTCGTCCGCAGCGCCGCCATCGAGATCGAGCCGCCGGCGCCGACGGCCGACGGCGCGCGCGCGGGTGCCACGTCCCCGCCGTCGGCCGCTCCCCGCTAG
- the rpmF gene encoding 50S ribosomal protein L32, with translation MAVPKRRTSKSRRDMRRSHHALAAPKLAKCPECGAPKQPHRVCPACGSYKGRAVFESNEE, from the coding sequence ATGGCGGTTCCGAAGCGCCGCACCTCCAAGTCCCGGCGCGACATGCGCCGCTCGCACCACGCCCTCGCGGCGCCGAAGCTCGCCAAGTGCCCCGAGTGCGGCGCACCGAAGCAGCCGCACCGCGTCTGCCCGGCCTGCGGCTCGTACAAGGGCCGCGCGGTCTTCGAGTCGAACGAGGAGTAG
- the nrdR gene encoding transcriptional regulator NrdR produces the protein MRCPFCGDETTRVIDSRLANAGQEIRRRRECQECQRRFTTRERVEEPLPRVIKRDERREDFDRAKLRTGILHACEKRPIATDAIERVIDRIERRLVESGEREIASGWIGERAMEELIALDPLAAVRFASVFHDFQRAEDYDAFFASLAREEG, from the coding sequence ATGCGCTGCCCGTTCTGCGGGGACGAGACGACGCGGGTGATCGACTCGCGTCTCGCGAACGCGGGGCAGGAGATCCGCCGCCGACGCGAGTGCCAGGAGTGCCAGCGGCGCTTCACGACGCGCGAGCGCGTCGAGGAGCCGCTTCCCCGCGTCATCAAGCGCGACGAGCGCCGCGAGGACTTCGACCGCGCCAAGCTGCGCACCGGCATCCTGCACGCCTGCGAGAAGCGGCCGATCGCGACCGACGCGATCGAGCGCGTGATCGATCGCATCGAGCGCCGGCTCGTCGAGAGCGGCGAGCGCGAGATCGCGAGCGGCTGGATCGGGGAGCGCGCGATGGAGGAGCTGATCGCGCTCGATCCGCTCGCGGCCGTCCGCTTCGCCTCGGTCTTCCACGACTTCCAGCGCGCCGAGGACTACGACGCCTTCTTCGCGTCGCTCGCGCGCGAGGAGGGCTGA
- a CDS encoding response regulator, with the protein MYKILIVEDSATMRSMLSTALEELDVPVKIAEASSGFEALRQLPTDDFDLVVTDINMPDINGLELVSFVKRNERYAGVPLVIVSTEGAERDRAKGIELGADAYLVKPFDPAELRDIVVALLARAGERG; encoded by the coding sequence GTGTACAAGATCCTGATCGTCGAGGATTCCGCCACGATGCGGTCGATGCTCTCGACCGCGCTCGAGGAGCTCGACGTCCCGGTCAAGATCGCGGAGGCGTCGAGCGGCTTCGAGGCGCTGCGCCAGCTCCCCACCGACGACTTCGATCTCGTCGTCACCGACATCAACATGCCCGACATCAATGGGCTCGAGCTCGTCTCCTTCGTCAAGCGCAACGAACGTTATGCGGGCGTGCCGCTCGTGATCGTCTCCACCGAGGGCGCCGAGCGCGACCGCGCCAAGGGCATCGAGCTCGGCGCCGACGCGTACCTCGTGAAGCCCTTCGATCCCGCCGAGCTGCGCGACATCGTCGTCGCGCTGCTCGCGCGTGCCGGCGAGCGCGGGTAG